A portion of the Candida dubliniensis CD36 chromosome R, complete sequence genome contains these proteins:
- a CDS encoding integral inner mitochondrial membrane protein with similarity to exonucleases, putative (Similar to S. cerevisiae RNA12;~possibly fungus-specific) → MIIRTLRSQLRLPKPIFISPSCRYYSTDLEKLKKESDTTESDNSASATGVIDKTHNEVLLYYDHIYPFTTSKNVVKQYLSRFSLPWSTTYDNEKLKQKVWDLSSPLPTTANITEFVPLKRDCGAFVKFKYPPGVPATQFIEEVRENVERNERERVNSNILTRLFHEIWRNAPKVYSVKGTPWIEDLRRFPSPKLSVKFEGDPLTEEELYVLFRRYGLINEIEPGATEAFVYFHSTRAAICAKHCITGMVLNGGKTTLHIQYVAIKRSNFLVSLISNHTKIAIPVLIALLATFAVLIFDPIREWFIEYKILHNRKSFDQFKESRWFKYLYIPYRTIIGWVYSSYDYIDSQIQEVTGSTCSEEGDTSNGSNIADGQSVCDLKNESNMFWIERYEKSKQLQLWIMENANTFIIVKGPQGSGKEEFVLEHSLGSDERLSKKVLVLECDQLGKARSDNNLIDTTASQLGYFPVFTWTNTVSRFVDLGVQGLTGQKSGLSESKETQIKNMFSLATQAIRKITINEYNKYVKSVERRNKRLKDDEKIEVLKEDQFLQQHPEAKPIIVLNKYSRRADVSSNDFIPPLIADWASGLVQNNTAHVIFLTADVGSLQLLNDALPNQVFKDISLSDASISSSRQYVCDVLKVKDTSTLDQCLEPLGGRMLDLQSFIRRIKSGESPQQAINEMISQAAELINTFFLNSHHKFGAGDSNWDPSQVWLIMKLLSECDTISYSELVKSPLFKVSKETLEILTTLEKYDLISLKRDKGVLDKISTGRPLFKAAFANIISDLRIWKLYETEYIGRLISLEVAKIQKLEEELERIYKIGKVDGRIDYVSQKIEASNKKILDLEKQAADVASYTGKTDGKSFLGIKF, encoded by the coding sequence ATGATTATTCGAACATTGAGACTGCAATTAAGGTTGCCAAAACCAATTTTCATATCCCCATCATGCCGGTATTACTCTACCGATCttgagaaattgaaaaaggaaTCTGACACCACCGAGTCCGATAACTCGGCCTCCGCCACCGGGGTTATCGATAAAACACACAACGAAGTGTTGTTGTACTACGACCACATATACCCATTCACGACATCAAAAAATGTTGTTAAGCAATATTTGTCTCGATTCTCTTTACCTTGGAGCACCACCTACGACAATGAGAAGTTGAAACAGAAAGTATGGGACTTGTCGTCGCCGTTGCCCACCACTGCCAACATCACTGAGTTTGTCCCACTCAAAAGAGATTGTGGGGCGTTtgtcaaattcaaataccCTCCAGGGGTCCCTGCCACTCAATTTATTGAAGAGGTACGAGAGAACGTGGAGAGGAACGAGCGGGAAAGAGTCAATAGCAACATCCTCACAAGACTCTTCCATGAAATCTGGAGAAATGCACCAAAAGTGTACTCTGTAAAAGGTACACCATGGATTGAAGACTTGCGCCGGTTCCCCAGCCCCAAGCTCTCGGTAAAGTTTGAAGGTGATCCATTGACCGAGGAAGAGTTGTATGTGTTGTTCCGTCGATACGGGTTGATCAATGAGATCGAACCAGGTGCCACCGAGGCATTCGTATACTTTCACAGCACGAGAGCTGCAATTTGTGCTAAGCACTGTATCACGGGTATGGTGTTGAATGGCGGCAAGACCACGCTTCACATTCAGTATGTTGCCATTAAAAGATCGAATTTCTTGGTTCTGTTGATCTCCAACCACACCAAAATTGCCATCCCGGTGTTGATTGCGCTTTTGGCCACGTTTGCtgttttgatatttgaCCCTATCCGGGAATGGTTTATCGAGTACAAGATTCTCCACAACAGGAAATCATTTGACCAGTTTAAAGAGAGCAGATGGTTCAAGTACCTTTACATTCCTTACAGGACTATTATCGGATGGGTGTACAGTAGTTATGACTACATTGATAGCCAAATCCAGGAGGTTACAGGACTGACCTGCTCCGAGGAAGGCGATACTAGCAACGGTTCAAACATTGCTGATGGACAATCAGTTTGTGACCTAAAGAATGAGAGCAACATGTTTTGGATAGAAAGATACGAAAAGTCAAAGCAGCTACAGTTATGGATCATGGAGAACGCCAACACATTTATCATTGTCAAGGGGCCACAAGGGTCTGGCAAAGAGGAGTTTGTGTTGGAGCACAGTTTGGGATCGGACGAACGGTTAAGCAAAAAAGTCTTGGTGCTTGAATGTGACCAGTTGGGTAAGGCACGGTCAGACAACAATTTGATAGACACGACTGCGTCACAATTGGGGTACTTTCCAGTTTTCACCTGGACCAACACGGTGTCACGCTTTGTTGATTTGGGAGTGCAAGGATTAACTGGGCAGAAGTCGGGCTTGAGTGAGAGCAAAGAGAcgcaaatcaaaaacatgTTTCTGTTGGCGACGCAGGCGATTCGGAAAATCACCATTAACGAGTACAACAAATACGTCAAGAGTGTCGAGAGAAGAAACAAGAGATTGAAGGACGACGAGAAAATAGAGGTCCTTAAAGAAGATCAATTCTTGCAACAGCATCCTGAAGCCAAGCCAATAATTGTGTTGAACAAGTACAGTCGTCGTGCTGACGTGCTGCTGAACGATTTTATTCCTCCTTTGATTGCAGACTGGGCATCTGGGCTTGTGCAGAACAATACAGCACATGTGATATTTTTGACAGCAGATGTTGGGTCGCTCCAGCTTTTAAATGATGCTTTGCCAAACCAGGTTTTCAAGGACATTTCGCTTTCAGATGCATCCATATCCAGCTCGAGGCAGTACGTTTGCGATGTGCTTAAGGTGAAAGATACAAGCACTTTGGACCAATGCCTTGAGCCTTTGGGTGGTAGAATGTTGGACTTGCAATCGTTTATTAGACGTATCAAGTCTGGGGAGAGCCCGCAGCAAGCAATCAACGAGATGATTTCTCAGGCTGCTGAGTTGATAAACACGTTTTTCTTGAACAGCCATCACAAATTTGGGGCTGGAGACAGCAACTGGGACCCATCACAGGTGTGGCTCATTATGAAGTTGTTGTCTGAATGTGACACCATCAGCTACAGTGAGTTGGTGAAGCTGCCATTGTTCAAAGTATCGAAGGAAACATTAGAAATTTTGACGACATTGGAGAAGTACGATTTGATATCCTTGAAGCGTGATAAGGGGGTGTTGGATAAGATATCCACGGGTCGACCATTATTTAAGGCGGCGTTTGCGAATATCATCAGTGACTTGCGAATTTGGAAGTTGTACGAGACCGAGTACATTGGACGGTTGATATCACTTGAGGTCGCCAAGATTCAGAAATTGGAAGAGGAGTTGGAGAGAATCTACAAAATTGGTAAAGTGGATGGTAGAATCGATTATGTGTCACAGAAAATTGAAGCGTCTAACAAAAAGATCTTGGATTTGGAAAAGCAAGCTGCAGATGTTGCGAGTTATACGGGTAAAACAGACGGCAAATCGTTTTTAGGAATAAAGTTTTGA
- a CDS encoding serine/threonine-protein phosphatase catalytic subunit, putative (spliced gene;~Similar to S. cerevisiae PPH3): MLNLDDTIENIKQCKHIPEEDVEELCTKVIELLIEEANIQHVDTPVTICGDIHGQLHDLITLFKTGGELPDTRYLFLGDFVDRGFYSFESFLLLISLKLRYPDRITLIRGNHESRQITTVYGFYDECLRKYGSINVWRYCCEVFDYLSLGAIVGGSQGVFCIHGGLSPEIDTVDQIRVLDRKKEVPHEGGMCDLLWSDPELVNGWSISPRGAGYLFGENEVNKFLHDNNISLIARAHQLVMEGYKEMFNQGLVTVWSAPNYCYRCGNVASVLTIGDDLSREYKVFEASPHDIGSIPSRKPPVEYFI; this comes from the exons ATGCTAAATCTAGATGA CACGATTGAAAACATCAAACAATGTAAACACATACCTGAAGAAGATGTTGAAGAGTTATGTACCAAAGTGATagaattgttgattgaaGAGGCAAACATTCAGCACGTAGATACACCAGTCACTATATGTGGTGATATACACGGACAACTACATGATTTAATTACACTTTTTAAAACAGGGGGAGAACTACCAGACACGCGGTATTTATTTCTTGGAGATTTTGTTGATCGAGGGTTTTATTCGTTTGAAagttttttattattgataagtTTAAAATTACGATATCCTGATCGAATAACATTGATTAGAGGGAATCATGAAAGTCGGCAAATAACCACGGTTTATGGGTTTTATGATGAATGTTTGCGCAAATATGGATCAATAAATGTGTGGCGATATTGTTGTGAAGTGTTTGATTACTTATCATTAGGGGCAATTGTTGGTGGATCACAAGGGGTATTTTGTATTCATGGAGGGTTGAGTCCAGAAATCGATACAGTTGATCAGATACGGGTATTGGATCGAAAGAAAGAAGTGCCACATGAAGGTGGAATGTGCGATTTGTTGTGGTCAGATCCTGAGTTAGTCAATGGGTGGTCAATTAGTCCGCGAGGTGCTGGCTATTTGTTTGGTGAAAACGaagttaataaatttttgcACGATAACAATATTTCATTGATTGCAAGAGCTCATCAGTTGGTTATGGAGGGATATAAGGAAATGTTCAATCAAGGATTAGTGACTGTATGGTCAGCTCCTAATTATTGTTATCGTTGTGGTAATGTTGCCAGTGTTTTAACAATTGGGGATGATTTATCAAGAGAGTATAAAGTATTTGAAGCGTCGCCACATGATATTGGATCAATTCCTTCCAGGAAACCCCCAGttgaatattttatataG